From the Candidatus Omnitrophota bacterium genome, one window contains:
- a CDS encoding glycosyltransferase, with amino-acid sequence MNMAWIPLSKLEGDCRRRNLQALAARRPDLAELLRRQTVREDILVETASRELHRCKKILLDGGEYWTDLEQSGAAETQAFLQAMSTWKPDQAWTFLFHIGAGHGLNFFQRRPIQSRPLIIIEPDPGFLLAAFSLFDLSALIASPLVYWIVGENVEGQLRQALESELYPFHLVDSEYRSFPGELVGALHPRPVWLNYEAIVKKSFSEAGVKFPALREEFARHYEHHPIRRIEKIAVLALQSGCWETLAQGLAEGFASEGKEVRILSLESLADAPAALKANLEVLRFRPDAIAIVDFPSTHFFGGSIHDAPIPRMIWYVDDPVNLPPGRHGPFDIAFPVDPSQAPDLERMGARMGGDIPLCASPNIQANYRPELASVVSFVGSIFDVSRIRRHLPNSTVERIESIVDEKLSDFKFDAARAIQERFSPGEERDSLLRILRQTVAKKNMTDENLLRYYFNLEFNCARRAQVIAALKDFPIKVYGSLDWGAILAKHGMQDAYQGRYLTMQEGFDLFRSSQISLNIHTMFTHSSPNERDFEIPLCGGFVLSDIISHAQSRMGEFFAVGKEMEAYGNLDELKTKVDYYLSHPQERDEITQAARERILRQHTFAHRARVMIAGAEAMMTQWKKLVIKNI; translated from the coding sequence ATGAATATGGCCTGGATTCCCTTATCTAAACTCGAAGGCGATTGTCGGCGCCGCAACCTGCAAGCGCTGGCGGCTCGCCGTCCAGACTTGGCGGAGTTATTGCGCCGGCAAACGGTGAGGGAAGACATTCTCGTCGAAACAGCGTCAAGAGAACTGCATCGCTGCAAAAAGATACTCCTCGATGGCGGCGAATATTGGACCGACCTCGAGCAGAGCGGCGCAGCGGAGACGCAGGCGTTTCTTCAAGCGATGTCAACCTGGAAGCCGGATCAAGCCTGGACGTTTCTCTTCCATATAGGCGCAGGGCATGGTTTGAATTTTTTCCAACGCCGCCCCATCCAATCCCGGCCGCTCATTATAATCGAACCCGATCCCGGTTTTTTGCTTGCGGCTTTTTCCCTATTCGATCTATCGGCGCTGATCGCTTCTCCCTTGGTTTATTGGATCGTTGGAGAAAATGTAGAAGGGCAATTGCGCCAGGCGTTGGAATCGGAACTGTATCCCTTTCATCTCGTCGATTCCGAATATCGCAGCTTCCCTGGCGAGTTGGTTGGAGCGTTGCATCCCCGCCCCGTCTGGTTGAATTATGAAGCAATCGTCAAAAAATCCTTTTCGGAAGCAGGTGTAAAATTTCCAGCGTTGCGCGAGGAATTCGCCCGTCATTACGAGCATCATCCCATTCGCCGTATCGAAAAAATCGCCGTCCTCGCGCTGCAAAGCGGCTGCTGGGAAACATTGGCGCAAGGACTGGCCGAGGGATTCGCCAGCGAAGGCAAAGAGGTTCGCATCCTCTCGCTGGAGTCGTTGGCAGACGCCCCCGCCGCCTTAAAAGCCAATTTGGAAGTTTTGCGATTCCGTCCCGACGCCATCGCCATCGTCGATTTCCCCTCCACCCACTTTTTCGGAGGATCGATTCATGACGCGCCGATTCCCCGCATGATTTGGTACGTTGACGATCCCGTCAACTTGCCGCCAGGCCGCCACGGCCCTTTCGACATCGCCTTTCCCGTCGATCCCTCCCAGGCGCCGGATTTGGAACGCATGGGCGCTCGAATGGGCGGCGATATCCCATTATGCGCTTCGCCGAATATTCAGGCGAATTATCGTCCCGAACTGGCGAGCGTCGTTTCCTTTGTGGGATCGATATTCGATGTCAGCCGCATTCGCCGCCATCTGCCAAACTCCACTGTCGAACGAATCGAATCTATCGTCGATGAAAAACTGAGTGATTTTAAATTCGATGCAGCGCGTGCGATTCAAGAACGATTTTCCCCCGGCGAAGAGCGCGATAGCCTCTTGCGGATTCTGCGCCAAACCGTCGCCAAGAAGAATATGACGGATGAAAATTTGCTGCGCTATTATTTCAACCTGGAATTCAATTGCGCCCGACGCGCGCAAGTCATCGCCGCATTGAAAGATTTTCCCATAAAAGTCTACGGCTCGCTGGATTGGGGCGCCATTTTAGCGAAGCATGGAATGCAGGACGCCTATCAAGGGCGTTATCTGACAATGCAGGAAGGCTTCGATCTATTCCGCTCTTCTCAAATCAGCCTCAACATCCATACGATGTTTACGCATTCCTCGCCCAACGAAAGGGATTTCGAAATCCCTCTATGCGGCGGCTTCGTCTTGAGTGATATAATTTCCCATGCGCAAAGCCGCATGGGAGAGTTTTTCGCCGTAGGAAAAGAGATGGAGGCATATGGCAATCTGGATGAGTTGAAAACGAAAGTAGATTATTACCTATCTCATCCCCAGGAACGGGATGAAATTACGCAAGCAGCGCGTGAACGCATCCTCCGCCAGCATACCTTCGCCCATCGCGCGCGGGTGATGATCGCGGGCGCAGAAGCGATGATGACGCAATGGAAAAAGTTAGTAATTAAAAATATCTAA
- a CDS encoding quinone-dependent dihydroorotate dehydrogenase, translating to MMTPFNLFYQYAAKPILFRFDPEFIHELVLSRMGLCRPFKSIINRMLAPQDSRLERTIWGRRLPHPIGLAGGFDKNAVCTDLWDAFGFSHFEIGTLTPRPQPGNPKPRLFRYPDSRALVNRMGFNNGGSQAAADLLTRKQSQNRSPTAMMGVSLGKQFDTPADDIGRVIEDYTISLERLYRFGDFFVVNVSSPNTPNLRTLQEGEKLAQLLAAMQKKMDEIAAGEKRKPLCVKLAPDLSGEQIREALGVIRQLRLDGVIATNTTNQTGGRESGGMSGEPLRQRSTEVVRLAASELKGKIPIIGCGGIFNAEDAVEKLAAGAQLLQIYTGFVYQGPAIVRDILKGILRMMDERGLKQLDDFRDG from the coding sequence ATGATGACGCCTTTCAATCTCTTCTACCAATACGCCGCCAAGCCGATTCTTTTTCGGTTCGATCCAGAATTCATTCATGAACTGGTTCTTTCTCGCATGGGATTATGTCGTCCTTTTAAGTCCATCATAAATCGCATGCTGGCGCCGCAGGATTCGCGGTTGGAACGGACAATCTGGGGGCGGCGGCTGCCGCATCCTATCGGGCTGGCGGGCGGCTTCGACAAAAACGCCGTTTGTACGGACTTGTGGGACGCATTCGGCTTTTCTCATTTCGAAATCGGAACCTTGACGCCGCGTCCTCAGCCGGGCAACCCCAAACCCCGCCTTTTCCGCTATCCTGATAGCCGCGCATTGGTGAACCGCATGGGATTCAATAATGGCGGCTCGCAAGCGGCGGCGGATCTCTTGACGCGAAAGCAAAGCCAAAACCGTTCACCCACCGCGATGATGGGCGTCAGCCTCGGCAAGCAATTCGATACTCCGGCGGACGATATAGGCCGCGTGATTGAGGATTATACGATTTCGCTGGAACGACTCTACCGCTTCGGTGATTTCTTCGTAGTCAACGTCAGCTCGCCCAACACGCCCAATCTGCGGACGCTGCAAGAGGGAGAGAAATTAGCTCAACTGCTTGCGGCGATGCAAAAGAAAATGGACGAAATCGCCGCCGGAGAAAAACGCAAGCCGCTATGCGTCAAACTTGCGCCCGACTTGAGCGGCGAGCAAATCCGGGAAGCCCTCGGCGTCATTCGGCAACTGCGACTGGACGGCGTCATCGCTACCAATACCACTAACCAAACCGGCGGACGCGAAAGCGGCGGCATGAGCGGCGAACCGCTGCGGCAGCGTTCGACGGAAGTTGTACGATTGGCGGCCTCGGAACTGAAGGGTAAGATTCCCATTATCGGCTGCGGGGGAATTTTCAACGCCGAAGACGCCGTGGAAAAACTGGCGGCGGGAGCGCAGCTGCTGCAAATCTATACCGGCTTCGTCTATCAAGGCCCGGCGATCGTGCGCGATATTCTGAAAGGCATTCTGCGCATGATGGACGAACGGGGATTGAAGCAATTGGACGATTTCCGCGATGGATGA
- a CDS encoding DNA-processing protein DprA has protein sequence MTPDEIAILQMVMTPGLGGRSLERILTKIQRENLSPADFLSLSPQAMALEYALKPEIVRVLHELLAQAQSMAQRLEEHRIKMLIKGRAEYPHRLQSRGKDAPAAVFARGNELLFPQSAIGFTGPRRPTPQGAKAANRYAARLSQIGANIVSGYADGVDLSAHQGALESGGTTTLVLAEGILQFRIKKEIAPYLREGNHLVVSEFSPNSAWLAGCAMQRNRTICALSQAVIAVEPGVKGGAYATAQAALRLKRPLFVIGDADRKSGSEGIRYFLDHGADLLPYGDEDGAVIDSILEALSKKEISAAAEEQPLLFD, from the coding sequence ATGACGCCGGATGAAATCGCCATTTTGCAGATGGTAATGACGCCCGGATTGGGGGGAAGAAGTTTAGAGCGGATTCTTACTAAAATCCAACGAGAAAATCTTTCTCCTGCAGATTTTCTTAGTCTCTCCCCGCAAGCGATGGCCTTGGAATACGCTCTAAAGCCGGAGATCGTCCGCGTTCTTCATGAATTGCTCGCTCAGGCGCAGAGTATGGCGCAACGATTGGAAGAGCATCGCATCAAAATGCTTATCAAAGGCCGCGCTGAATATCCCCATCGTCTACAATCGCGGGGAAAAGATGCGCCAGCGGCGGTATTCGCGCGCGGCAACGAATTGCTCTTTCCTCAAAGCGCCATAGGTTTCACAGGACCGCGGCGTCCCACGCCGCAAGGCGCCAAAGCGGCCAACCGCTATGCGGCGCGTTTGTCGCAAATCGGCGCCAACATCGTCAGCGGTTACGCAGATGGCGTCGATCTTTCCGCCCATCAGGGCGCGTTGGAAAGCGGCGGAACGACGACGTTGGTTTTGGCTGAAGGCATCCTGCAATTCCGTATAAAGAAGGAAATCGCGCCTTACCTGCGCGAGGGCAATCATCTCGTCGTCTCGGAATTTTCCCCCAATAGCGCATGGCTGGCCGGATGCGCCATGCAGCGCAATCGAACTATCTGCGCCTTATCCCAAGCCGTAATCGCCGTAGAGCCGGGCGTGAAAGGCGGCGCCTACGCCACGGCGCAGGCGGCGTTAAGGTTGAAGCGTCCGTTGTTTGTTATAGGGGATGCGGACCGAAAATCCGGCAGCGAGGGAATACGATATTTTCTTGATCACGGCGCGGATTTATTGCCTTACGGCGATGAAGACGGCGCCGTTATCGATTCGATTTTGGAGGCATTGAGCAAAAAAGAAATTTCCGCCGCCGCCGAAGAGCAGCCACTGTTGTTCGATTGA